One genomic segment of Bacillus sp. 2205SS5-2 includes these proteins:
- the disA gene encoding DNA integrity scanning diadenylate cyclase DisA: protein MEGRKMEDKSMSDILRFIAPGTPIREGIDNVLRANTGGLIVLGYNEKVKGLVDGGFHINSQFSPSYLYELAKMDGAIILNEKGSKIVLANAQLAPDPRITSSETGMRHRTAERVGKETKTLVIAISQRRNVITLYQGNVRYALKDISVILTKANQAIQTLEKYKVVLDQSISNLSVLEFEELVTYSDLLQVLHRFEMVLRIKNELLSYLNELGTEGRLIRLQMNELLSDIEEEAMLIIRDYAAEEQIKPFEKLEKFQQLAHNEVLDDAVLLKLLGFHGYIPLEDIICPRGYRVLNKIPRLPLVIIENLVTTFEHLANVVKATVLQLDDVEGIGEVRARKIKEGIKLIKEQTFADRQL from the coding sequence ATGGAGGGGAGAAAGATGGAAGATAAATCAATGTCCGATATTTTGAGATTTATCGCACCAGGCACGCCAATTCGTGAAGGAATTGATAATGTATTGAGAGCAAATACAGGTGGTCTCATTGTGCTTGGCTATAATGAAAAGGTGAAAGGGCTCGTGGACGGTGGATTTCACATCAATTCGCAGTTTTCTCCGAGTTATTTATATGAACTAGCTAAGATGGACGGGGCTATTATTTTAAATGAAAAAGGAAGTAAAATTGTGCTTGCTAATGCTCAATTAGCTCCTGATCCAAGAATTACTTCTTCTGAAACGGGCATGCGTCATCGCACAGCTGAGCGGGTAGGGAAAGAGACGAAGACACTTGTTATTGCTATATCGCAAAGAAGAAACGTGATCACCTTATATCAAGGAAATGTCCGTTATGCTTTAAAGGATATTTCTGTTATTTTAACAAAAGCCAATCAAGCGATTCAAACCTTGGAGAAATACAAAGTGGTGTTAGATCAAAGTATTTCCAATTTATCAGTGCTTGAATTTGAAGAACTCGTAACCTATAGTGATCTGCTTCAAGTTCTCCATCGGTTTGAAATGGTTCTTCGAATTAAAAATGAACTTTTGTCCTATTTAAATGAGTTAGGAACGGAAGGAAGACTCATTCGTTTACAAATGAATGAATTGTTATCGGATATTGAAGAAGAAGCCATGTTAATTATTCGTGATTATGCTGCCGAAGAACAGATAAAACCCTTTGAAAAACTTGAAAAATTTCAACAACTTGCTCACAATGAGGTCCTTGATGACGCTGTCCTTTTAAAGTTATTAGGATTTCATGGGTATATTCCACTCGAGGATATTATCTGTCCAAGAGGCTACCGTGTTTTGAATAAAATACCTCGACTTCCTCTAGTTATTATTGAAAACTTAGTAACGACATTCGAACATTTAGCCAATGTCGTTAAAGCAACGGTCTTGCAGCTTGATGATGTTGAAGGAATAGGGGAAGTTCGTGCGCGTAAGATCAAAGAAGGAATAAAATTAATAAAAGAGCAAACCTTCGCAGATCGTCAACTGTAA
- a CDS encoding PIN/TRAM domain-containing protein: MLKRIVQVCFLIIGGTLGIFLLPEVLDLVNLGDIPLLKSAYMTALLGAIIFYLFTFWVVDYVVDFVKWVEDSLVKAPAVEILFGSIGLISGLILAFLFGLPISRLQLPFFDTVVPILLTLLLGYIGFQVGFKKREELISLFSLGSKGGKKKSGEEELEVPPNTLKILDTSVIIDGRIADICQTGFLEGIVVIPQFVLEELQHIADSSDVLKRNRGRRGLDILNRIQKELPVEVQIYEGDFEDIQEVDSKLVKLAKITQGIVVTNDFNLNKVCDLQGVQVLNINDLANAVKPVVLPGEEMKVQVIKDGKEHNQGIAYLDDGTMIVVEEGKNYIGKHIDVLVTSVLQTSAGRMIFAKPKLLEKAL, encoded by the coding sequence ATGTTAAAGAGAATCGTTCAAGTGTGTTTTCTTATTATAGGAGGAACACTAGGAATTTTTCTTCTACCAGAAGTGTTAGATTTAGTAAATCTTGGAGACATTCCATTATTAAAGAGTGCTTATATGACAGCCTTGCTAGGAGCTATTATTTTTTATCTTTTTACATTCTGGGTGGTCGATTATGTAGTCGATTTTGTCAAATGGGTTGAGGATTCTCTCGTAAAAGCACCAGCGGTAGAAATATTGTTTGGTAGTATTGGATTAATTTCAGGACTTATTTTAGCGTTTTTGTTTGGATTACCAATTAGTAGACTTCAACTTCCTTTTTTTGATACCGTAGTGCCAATTTTACTTACCCTACTACTTGGCTATATTGGTTTTCAAGTTGGTTTTAAAAAGAGAGAAGAGCTAATTAGTTTATTTTCACTGGGAAGTAAAGGTGGAAAGAAAAAGTCGGGAGAGGAAGAACTAGAAGTTCCCCCAAACACACTAAAAATTTTAGATACAAGCGTGATCATAGATGGAAGAATTGCGGATATTTGCCAAACGGGATTTTTAGAAGGTATCGTAGTAATTCCTCAGTTTGTTCTAGAAGAGCTTCAACATATCGCGGATTCATCCGATGTACTAAAGCGGAACCGTGGACGCAGAGGCTTGGATATTTTAAATCGCATTCAGAAAGAGCTGCCTGTAGAGGTCCAAATTTATGAAGGGGATTTTGAAGATATTCAAGAAGTGGATAGCAAACTAGTCAAATTAGCAAAAATCACACAAGGTATTGTGGTAACCAATGATTTTAACTTAAACAAAGTTTGTGATTTGCAAGGTGTTCAAGTATTGAATATTAATGATTTGGCTAACGCAGTTAAGCCTGTCGTGTTACCTGGAGAAGAGATGAAGGTTCAGGTCATAAAAGATGGAAAAGAGCATAATCAAGGAATTGCCTATTTAGATGATGGTACGATGATTGTTGTAGAAGAAGGTAAAAATTATATTGGCAAACACATTGATGTTTTGGTTACATCAGTATTGCAAACATCTGCAGGTCGGATGATTTTTGCGAAACCTAAGTTACTAGAAAAAGCGTTATAA
- the ispD gene encoding 2-C-methyl-D-erythritol 4-phosphate cytidylyltransferase — MTYQVVIPAAGKGKRMGANRNKLLLEIHQTPIIVHTLKVFEQDPLCDGTFLVIHPDEEEIFQELMKQFDLQKVRQLVYGGSERQYSVFNGIKALNHDGVVLVHDGARPFITTDVIHALVIAAEKEGAAIAAVPVKDTIKKVHQHTVIETIDRSSLWSIQTPQAFRFSLLEKAHREAVAHSFLGTDDASLVERMGQRVAIVESDYDNIKLTTTEDLYFADAILQKRSERTSN; from the coding sequence ATGACTTATCAAGTTGTAATTCCGGCAGCAGGAAAAGGGAAAAGAATGGGAGCCAATCGTAATAAGCTCCTACTAGAGATTCACCAAACTCCAATTATTGTTCACACTCTTAAAGTGTTTGAACAAGATCCTCTGTGCGATGGAACATTCTTGGTTATCCATCCTGATGAAGAAGAGATTTTTCAAGAATTGATGAAACAATTCGATCTTCAGAAAGTCCGTCAATTAGTGTATGGTGGATCAGAGAGGCAGTATAGCGTTTTTAATGGTATTAAGGCTCTGAACCATGACGGGGTGGTTCTCGTTCATGATGGCGCACGTCCGTTTATTACAACGGACGTTATTCATGCACTTGTCATAGCAGCCGAGAAGGAAGGAGCAGCTATTGCAGCTGTCCCTGTCAAAGATACCATTAAAAAGGTCCATCAACATACCGTCATCGAAACAATTGATCGATCTAGCTTGTGGTCTATACAGACGCCACAAGCTTTTCGTTTTTCTCTTCTTGAGAAGGCCCACCGCGAGGCAGTAGCTCATTCGTTTTTAGGGACGGATGATGCCTCTCTTGTGGAACGGATGGGACAAAGAGTAGCTATCGTAGAAAGTGATTATGATAATATTAAATTAACAACAACAGAGGATTTATATTTTGCGGACGCAATCTTACAAAAACGGAGTGAAAGAACTTCAAATTAA
- a CDS encoding protein arginine kinase, whose translation MSLEKFMSKAVSSWMSAEGPASDIVLSTRMRLARNVTAYRFPSVYSSEDAKAIVDIVEELNANNQSEKQVFELFKMNELQALQKRVLVEKHLISPQLSDNSRYGAVLLSEEEDISLMINEEDHLRIQCLFPGLQLTEALQKANEIDDWIEKKLDFAYDEQMGYLTSCPTNVGTGLRASVMMHLPGLYLTQQMNRLVPAINQLGLVVRGIYGEGSEALGNIFQISNQMTLGKSEEEIVDDLNSVVKQIIAQEQSAREALVKTSNIQLVDRVYRSYGILANSRIIHTKEAAQCLSDVRLGIDLGYISNISRNILNELMILTQPGFLQQYAGGPLQMEERDIRRATLIRERLELEENC comes from the coding sequence ATGTCGTTAGAGAAATTTATGAGTAAAGCCGTTAGTTCATGGATGAGTGCAGAAGGACCTGCCTCAGATATTGTCTTAAGTACGAGAATGAGACTGGCTCGGAATGTTACAGCCTATCGTTTTCCTTCTGTATATAGTTCTGAAGACGCAAAGGCTATTGTCGACATAGTAGAAGAGTTAAATGCCAATAACCAGTCAGAGAAGCAAGTTTTTGAATTGTTTAAGATGAATGAGCTTCAAGCATTGCAAAAAAGGGTATTAGTCGAGAAACATCTAATTAGCCCTCAACTCTCGGATAATTCTCGTTATGGAGCGGTTCTACTATCTGAAGAAGAAGACATCAGTCTTATGATCAACGAAGAAGACCATCTTCGTATTCAATGTTTATTTCCCGGTCTACAGTTAACGGAAGCATTACAAAAAGCAAATGAAATAGATGATTGGATAGAGAAAAAATTAGACTTTGCATATGATGAACAAATGGGGTATTTAACTAGCTGTCCGACAAATGTGGGAACAGGACTACGAGCTTCGGTGATGATGCATCTTCCAGGACTCTACCTTACACAACAAATGAATCGTTTAGTTCCTGCAATCAACCAATTAGGTCTGGTTGTCAGAGGAATTTATGGTGAAGGTAGCGAAGCATTAGGTAATATCTTTCAAATTTCAAACCAAATGACCCTGGGCAAGTCAGAAGAAGAGATTGTGGATGATCTTAACAGCGTAGTAAAGCAAATAATCGCCCAAGAGCAATCTGCTCGCGAAGCATTAGTCAAAACTTCAAACATACAATTAGTAGACAGGGTTTATCGTTCCTATGGCATTTTAGCAAACAGCCGTATTATCCATACAAAGGAAGCAGCTCAATGTCTATCTGATGTCCGTCTTGGTATTGACTTAGGTTACATCTCGAACATTTCAAGAAATATCTTGAATGAGCTTATGATACTAACACAGCCAGGTTTTCTGCAACAATATGCAGGTGGACCTTTACAAATGGAAGAACGAGATATAAGACGTGCCACGTTAATTCGTGAGCGATTAGAGTTAGAAGAAAATTGTTAG
- the clpC gene encoding ATP-dependent protease ATP-binding subunit ClpC, translating to MMFGRFTERAQKVLALAQEEAIRLSHTNIGTEHILLGLVREGEGIAAKALYGLGLSSEKIQKEVENLIGKGKESSQNIHYTPRAKKVIELSMDEARKLGHSYVGTEHILLGLIREGEGVAARVLNNLGVSLNKARQQVLQLLGSNESSGGHQVGGGNANTPTLDSLARDLTAVAREGSLDPVIGRSKEIQRVIEVLSRRTKNNPVLIGEPGVGKTAIAEGLAQQIINNEVPEILRDKRVMTLDMGTVVAGTKYRGEFEDRLKKVMDEIRQANNIILFIDELHTLIGAGGAEGAIDASNILKPSLARGELQCIGATTLDEYRKYIEKDAALERRFQPIQVDEPTADESVQILKGLRDRYEAHHRVSITDEAIDAAVKLSDRYIPDRFLPDKAIDLIDEAGSKVRLRSYTTPPNLKELETKLDEIRNEKDASVQSQEFEKAASLRDTEQRLREDLEETKKTWKEKQGQENTEVTVEDIATVVSSWTGVPVSKLAQTETDKLLNLEEILHSRVIGQNEAVVAVSKAVRRARAGLKDPKRPIGSFVFLGPTGVGKTELARALAESMFGDEEAIIRIDMSEYMEKHSTSRLVGSPPGYVGYEEGGQLTEKVRRKPYSVVLLDEIEKAHPDVFNILLQVLEDGRLTDSKGRTVDFRNTVLILTSNVGASALKQNKYVGFNVQDATQDYKDMKSKVLEELKRAFRPEFLNRIDELIVFHSLEKEHLKEIVTLMSDQLTKRLKEQHISLSLTDTAKEKIAEEGYDPEYGARPLRRAIQKHVEDRLSEELLKGKLLTGQDIVIDVEDKEFVVKIKEPSESASL from the coding sequence ATGATGTTTGGTCGATTTACAGAAAGAGCACAGAAAGTTCTCGCTCTAGCGCAAGAAGAAGCGATTCGACTTTCTCACACTAATATCGGAACAGAACATATCTTATTAGGTTTAGTCAGAGAGGGAGAAGGTATTGCAGCAAAAGCCCTATACGGATTAGGACTTAGCTCAGAAAAAATTCAAAAAGAAGTGGAAAATTTAATTGGTAAGGGGAAAGAATCAAGCCAAAACATCCACTATACTCCTCGGGCGAAGAAGGTTATTGAATTATCAATGGACGAGGCGAGAAAGCTCGGTCACTCCTATGTTGGAACGGAACATATTTTATTGGGCTTAATTCGGGAAGGTGAGGGTGTTGCAGCAAGGGTTCTTAACAATCTTGGCGTGAGTCTCAATAAAGCAAGACAACAAGTCCTTCAGTTACTCGGAAGCAATGAGTCAAGTGGTGGCCACCAAGTTGGTGGGGGGAATGCGAATACACCAACCTTAGACAGCTTGGCGAGGGATTTAACAGCTGTTGCACGAGAAGGTAGCCTAGACCCTGTTATCGGTAGAAGTAAAGAAATACAGCGTGTAATTGAGGTTTTGAGCCGTCGAACGAAGAATAATCCAGTCTTAATCGGAGAGCCTGGTGTCGGAAAAACAGCCATTGCTGAAGGCCTTGCTCAACAAATCATCAATAATGAAGTCCCTGAGATATTGCGAGACAAACGGGTGATGACTCTAGATATGGGAACCGTAGTTGCGGGGACAAAGTATCGAGGAGAGTTTGAAGATCGCTTGAAAAAAGTAATGGATGAAATTCGACAAGCCAATAATATCATCTTGTTCATCGACGAGTTGCATACATTAATTGGTGCAGGGGGAGCAGAAGGGGCAATCGATGCTTCGAATATTTTAAAACCTTCTCTTGCAAGAGGAGAGCTTCAGTGTATTGGGGCGACTACGCTAGATGAATATCGGAAGTACATTGAAAAAGATGCTGCGCTCGAAAGACGTTTTCAGCCAATTCAAGTCGATGAGCCTACAGCTGATGAATCCGTGCAAATTCTAAAAGGTCTTCGTGATCGTTATGAAGCTCATCACCGTGTTTCGATAACTGATGAAGCTATCGACGCGGCGGTTAAGCTATCTGATCGCTACATTCCCGACCGGTTCTTACCGGATAAAGCAATTGATTTGATTGACGAGGCAGGTTCGAAAGTTCGTTTACGCTCGTATACAACACCACCAAACTTAAAAGAGCTAGAGACGAAATTAGATGAGATTCGCAATGAAAAAGACGCATCTGTACAGAGTCAAGAATTTGAGAAAGCCGCAAGTTTACGTGATACAGAACAGCGGTTACGCGAAGATTTAGAAGAAACAAAGAAAACCTGGAAAGAAAAACAAGGTCAAGAAAATACAGAAGTGACTGTAGAAGATATTGCAACAGTCGTATCGAGTTGGACCGGAGTTCCTGTTTCTAAGCTAGCTCAAACAGAAACTGATAAACTCCTTAATCTAGAAGAAATCTTACACTCTAGAGTAATCGGTCAAAATGAAGCGGTTGTTGCAGTATCAAAAGCGGTGAGAAGAGCCCGTGCAGGGTTGAAAGACCCGAAACGTCCGATTGGATCATTTGTTTTCTTAGGGCCCACAGGAGTAGGGAAAACAGAATTAGCTCGAGCGTTAGCCGAATCCATGTTTGGTGATGAAGAAGCCATTATCCGAATTGACATGTCGGAGTATATGGAAAAGCATTCAACTTCACGACTTGTCGGATCTCCTCCTGGGTATGTCGGTTATGAAGAGGGTGGTCAACTGACTGAAAAGGTTCGTCGAAAACCTTACTCAGTCGTCTTGTTAGATGAGATTGAAAAAGCACATCCTGATGTTTTTAACATTCTTTTACAAGTGCTAGAGGACGGTCGGTTAACGGATTCAAAAGGAAGAACTGTTGATTTCCGAAACACTGTCCTTATCCTAACTTCTAACGTAGGGGCTTCGGCATTAAAACAAAACAAATATGTTGGTTTTAATGTTCAAGATGCTACTCAAGATTATAAAGACATGAAATCAAAAGTACTAGAAGAACTGAAGCGTGCATTCCGTCCAGAGTTTTTAAATCGAATTGATGAACTGATTGTGTTCCATTCATTAGAAAAAGAGCACTTAAAAGAGATTGTTACGCTAATGTCTGACCAGTTAACCAAACGATTAAAGGAACAACATATCTCACTCTCTTTGACAGATACAGCAAAAGAGAAAATTGCTGAAGAAGGCTATGATCCTGAATATGGTGCTCGTCCGCTACGTAGAGCAATTCAAAAACATGTTGAAGACCGATTATCAGAAGAACTTTTAAAAGGGAAATTGCTGACAGGTCAAGATATCGTTATTGACGTGGAAGACAAAGAGTTTGTTGTGAAAATCAAAGAACCCTCAGAATCAGCATCATTATAG
- the radA gene encoding DNA repair protein RadA yields MAKKKTKFMCSSCGYESAKWMGRCPGCNEWNTMVEEVEVTGKRPRGAFVHSAPSATNKATAITSIETVQEPRISTNIKELNRVLGGGVVPGSLVLIGGDPGIGKSTLLLQVSSQLAVLQQKVLYISGEESVKQTKLRADRLDVTSENLFVYAETSLELISATIETMTPDIIVIDSIQTIFHPEVTSAPGSVSQVRECTAELMRIAKTKGIAIFIVGHVTKEGAIAGPRMLEHMVDTVLYFEGERHHSYRILRAVKNRFGSTNEMGIFEMKEAGLEEVANPSEIFLEERSQGASGSTVVASMEGTRPVLVEIQALISPSSFGNPRRMATGMDHNRVSLLMAVLEKRVGLLLQNQDAYLKVAGGVKLDEPAIDLATIISIASSFRDQATRATDCIIGEVGLTGEVRRVSRIEQRVQEAAKLGFKRVIIPANNMGGWKQPSGIEVLGVAHVGEALQAVLGGE; encoded by the coding sequence ATGGCAAAGAAAAAAACAAAATTTATGTGTTCCTCATGTGGATATGAATCTGCGAAGTGGATGGGTAGATGCCCTGGGTGTAATGAGTGGAATACGATGGTAGAAGAGGTAGAGGTTACAGGCAAAAGGCCCCGTGGTGCCTTTGTACACTCCGCTCCATCGGCTACCAATAAAGCAACCGCGATTACATCGATTGAGACCGTTCAAGAACCTAGAATTTCTACCAATATTAAAGAGTTGAATCGTGTATTAGGTGGGGGGGTCGTTCCAGGATCACTTGTCTTAATAGGTGGAGATCCAGGGATTGGGAAGTCTACCTTGCTGTTACAAGTATCATCACAGCTAGCTGTATTACAGCAAAAAGTGTTGTATATTTCTGGTGAAGAATCAGTGAAGCAAACAAAACTAAGGGCGGATCGATTAGACGTAACCTCAGAAAACCTATTCGTTTATGCCGAGACGAGTCTTGAGCTTATCTCAGCTACTATAGAAACGATGACTCCTGATATTATCGTCATTGACTCTATTCAGACGATTTTTCATCCAGAAGTAACGTCCGCTCCAGGAAGTGTTTCACAGGTGCGAGAATGTACAGCAGAGCTCATGCGAATAGCCAAAACGAAAGGGATTGCGATCTTTATTGTAGGGCATGTTACTAAAGAAGGAGCGATTGCAGGTCCGAGAATGCTCGAACATATGGTGGATACCGTTCTATATTTTGAAGGAGAACGACATCATTCCTATCGCATCTTAAGGGCAGTAAAAAATAGGTTTGGTTCTACGAATGAAATGGGTATCTTTGAAATGAAAGAAGCAGGACTTGAAGAGGTAGCAAATCCATCTGAAATTTTTTTAGAAGAACGCTCTCAAGGGGCTTCTGGCTCAACAGTCGTAGCTTCGATGGAGGGGACAAGACCAGTGTTAGTGGAAATTCAAGCTTTAATTTCTCCTTCGAGCTTTGGTAACCCTAGGAGAATGGCGACTGGAATGGACCATAATCGGGTCTCATTACTTATGGCCGTTTTGGAAAAGCGAGTAGGGCTGCTTCTCCAAAATCAAGATGCTTACTTAAAGGTGGCTGGTGGAGTCAAACTTGATGAACCCGCCATTGATTTGGCAACAATTATTTCTATTGCCTCTTCCTTTCGAGATCAGGCAACGCGAGCGACAGACTGTATTATTGGAGAAGTAGGACTAACAGGCGAGGTTCGCAGGGTTTCAAGAATTGAGCAAAGAGTCCAAGAAGCGGCCAAGCTGGGCTTTAAAAGGGTTATTATTCCAGCCAACAACATGGGCGGGTGGAAACAGCCAAGTGGTATTGAAGTGCTTGGGGTCGCGCATGTAGGAGAAGCGCTACAAGCTGTGTTAGGAGGGGAATAG
- a CDS encoding CtsR family transcriptional regulator, translating into MRNISDIIEQYLKQVLKKSDSEIVEIKRSEVADRFQCVPSQINYVINTRFTIERGYLVESKRGGGGFIRIAKVQSHDKAHLIEQVLAILGETVSQASSQNVIYRLIEERVISEREAKIMLSVMDRSVIYIELPIRDELRARMLKSMLTTLKYK; encoded by the coding sequence TTGAGAAATATTTCCGATATTATCGAACAGTATTTAAAGCAAGTATTGAAAAAAAGTGATTCTGAAATTGTAGAAATAAAACGAAGTGAAGTGGCGGATCGCTTTCAATGTGTCCCCTCCCAAATCAATTATGTGATTAACACACGTTTTACGATTGAGCGGGGATATTTAGTAGAGAGTAAGCGTGGAGGAGGGGGCTTTATCCGAATTGCGAAGGTGCAATCTCATGATAAAGCACATCTTATCGAGCAAGTCCTTGCTATACTCGGTGAAACGGTTTCTCAAGCAAGTTCACAAAATGTCATCTACCGTTTAATTGAGGAAAGAGTCATCTCTGAGCGTGAAGCGAAGATCATGTTGAGTGTCATGGATCGATCGGTCATATATATTGAATTGCCAATTCGAGATGAATTAAGGGCTCGAATGTTAAAAAGTATGCTAACAACACTAAAATATAAATAA
- the ispF gene encoding 2-C-methyl-D-erythritol 2,4-cyclodiphosphate synthase, with protein sequence MYRIGQGYDVHQLVENRPLIIGGIHIPYEKGLLGHSDADVLLHVVADAALGAIGSGDIGKHFPDTDPDFEGADSASLMSSVWELVKQAGYELGNIDCTIIAQKPKMAPHIEQMRSRIAELLESSADKVNVKATTTEKLGFTGRGEGIAAQATILLKETL encoded by the coding sequence ATGTATCGAATTGGTCAAGGTTATGACGTTCATCAACTCGTTGAAAACCGTCCATTAATTATTGGGGGTATCCATATTCCATATGAAAAAGGGTTACTAGGTCATTCTGATGCAGATGTTCTCTTGCATGTAGTGGCTGACGCCGCTTTAGGTGCAATCGGGTCAGGTGATATTGGAAAACACTTCCCGGACACTGATCCAGATTTTGAGGGAGCAGATTCGGCCAGCCTGATGTCTTCTGTGTGGGAACTAGTAAAACAAGCTGGGTATGAATTAGGGAATATCGATTGTACAATCATTGCTCAAAAGCCGAAAATGGCTCCGCATATCGAACAAATGCGGTCCCGGATTGCCGAGTTGTTAGAATCCTCAGCAGATAAGGTGAATGTAAAAGCGACAACGACAGAAAAACTCGGTTTTACAGGAAGAGGCGAAGGGATTGCTGCTCAAGCGACGATTTTACTGAAAGAGACCCTATAA
- a CDS encoding UvrB/UvrC motif-containing protein, which translates to MICQECGERPSTLHFTKVVNGEKNEIHLCQKCAQEKHESLLSTGGDMFSVNNLIAGLLNMSAFPQQNPSASHQNIQCENCSMTYEQFVNIGKFGCHHCYETFSDKLQPILKRLHSGNLTHKGKVPARQGGTIHLKRKVSSLRQTLQELVSNEEFEKAAELRDEIRSLESTIFHERGDS; encoded by the coding sequence GTGATTTGTCAGGAGTGTGGAGAAAGACCTTCAACTCTTCATTTTACAAAGGTCGTAAATGGGGAAAAGAATGAAATTCATTTATGCCAAAAATGTGCTCAAGAGAAGCATGAATCATTGCTATCAACTGGTGGAGATATGTTCTCTGTAAATAATTTAATCGCAGGATTATTAAATATGAGCGCATTTCCTCAGCAAAATCCGTCAGCTTCTCATCAGAATATTCAATGTGAAAATTGTTCTATGACCTATGAGCAATTTGTGAATATCGGTAAATTCGGATGTCATCATTGTTACGAAACATTTAGTGATAAATTGCAACCAATTTTGAAAAGGTTGCATAGTGGAAACCTCACTCATAAAGGAAAGGTACCGGCTCGACAGGGAGGTACTATTCACCTAAAACGAAAAGTAAGCTCCCTTCGTCAAACTCTTCAGGAGCTAGTATCCAATGAAGAGTTTGAAAAAGCAGCTGAGCTACGAGATGAAATTCGTTCATTAGAAAGCACTATTTTCCATGAGAGGGGGGACTCATAA